The Streptomyces sp. TG1A-8 genome has a window encoding:
- a CDS encoding IclR family transcriptional regulator, which translates to MAETQGGNTARRALRLLEAVAASRGPVSLQEVAETVGLNKPTAYRLLRVLQEEAYLVHVDSGGYRIGTQLMALAAQVMPRADAFVEARPVLQALARQSGETATLHLRAGDEAVLVLGVESAHELRRAARLGSTTPLHRGCSGQAILAYLPAREVTALLKRAPEHPDPSDVEHALSTVREQGFAVSEGANHPGLTGLAASVLTPAGHPAASVAISGPSGRWTAAKAREFASVLNEHCARLTSLLAPSPTDG; encoded by the coding sequence GTGGCGGAGACTCAAGGCGGGAACACCGCGAGGCGGGCCCTTCGGCTCCTCGAAGCCGTGGCAGCATCCCGCGGTCCGGTCAGCCTTCAGGAAGTGGCCGAGACTGTCGGTCTCAACAAACCGACCGCCTATCGGCTGCTGCGTGTACTGCAGGAGGAGGCGTACCTCGTCCACGTGGACTCTGGCGGGTACCGCATAGGGACGCAGCTGATGGCACTCGCAGCTCAGGTCATGCCGCGGGCCGACGCGTTCGTCGAGGCCCGCCCGGTTCTCCAGGCGCTGGCGCGGCAATCCGGAGAAACCGCAACGCTGCATCTGCGGGCCGGGGATGAGGCCGTATTGGTCCTCGGCGTGGAAAGCGCCCACGAACTACGCAGGGCAGCCCGCCTGGGATCTACGACACCACTGCACCGGGGCTGCAGTGGACAAGCCATCCTGGCCTACCTTCCAGCACGCGAAGTCACCGCACTCCTCAAACGGGCACCGGAACACCCGGACCCCTCTGATGTCGAGCATGCGCTGAGCACGGTGCGGGAACAGGGATTCGCAGTGTCCGAGGGAGCCAATCATCCCGGGCTGACCGGGTTGGCAGCGTCGGTACTGACTCCGGCCGGACACCCTGCTGCCTCTGTGGCCATCTCAGGACCGTCAGGGCGATGGACTGCCGCAAAGGCACGAGAGTTCGCAAGCGTACTGAACGAGCACTGCGCTCGACTGACCAGCCTTCTTGCCCCCTCCCCCACCGACGGCTAG
- a CDS encoding 3-isopropylmalate dehydratase: MNTTISGHVWVVGDSVTTDAMYPAFAMKLPVPEAAKHIFYELRPGWTDQVQPGDIVIAGRNFGLGSSRPVAALFRELGVAALVAEEFNSLFLRNCINHGLPALTVPGVHEAFHDGDLMHLDFAEGWVENDESGNRLQGGALPPLVLDILAAGGIIPKLAREGYVPIPA; the protein is encoded by the coding sequence ATGAACACCACAATCAGCGGCCACGTCTGGGTCGTCGGAGACTCGGTCACCACCGACGCCATGTACCCGGCCTTCGCCATGAAGCTGCCCGTACCCGAAGCCGCCAAGCACATCTTCTACGAGCTGCGCCCCGGCTGGACCGATCAGGTCCAACCGGGAGACATCGTCATAGCCGGTCGCAACTTCGGTCTCGGATCCTCCCGGCCCGTGGCCGCGCTCTTCCGCGAACTCGGCGTCGCCGCCCTGGTCGCCGAAGAGTTCAACTCGCTCTTCCTGCGCAACTGCATCAACCACGGACTGCCCGCCCTCACCGTCCCCGGCGTGCACGAGGCCTTCCACGACGGTGACCTCATGCACCTGGACTTCGCCGAAGGCTGGGTGGAGAACGACGAGTCCGGCAACCGCCTCCAGGGTGGAGCCCTGCCACCGCTCGTCCTGGACATCCTCGCTGCCGGAGGCATCATCCCCAAGCTCGCACGCGAGGGCTACGTCCCGATCCCCGCCTAG
- a CDS encoding toxin Doc gives MSETLYVDVSWLLDVQDIALGHDDVSVTDYSALVAAVARHKTRTPTLAESNPDAAWRAAALLHTIVRLEPLPHRNSLFAAFVTTQYLDQSGEGIDPPYGALSDLIRKARETRLKIYDIAETLRSWRI, from the coding sequence ATGAGCGAGACCCTGTACGTCGATGTTTCCTGGCTCCTGGATGTTCAGGACATCGCCCTCGGCCACGACGACGTGTCCGTCACCGACTACTCGGCCCTGGTCGCGGCTGTCGCCCGTCACAAGACCCGCACGCCGACGCTCGCCGAGTCCAATCCCGACGCTGCGTGGCGGGCTGCCGCGCTCCTGCACACCATCGTGCGGCTCGAGCCGCTCCCCCACCGCAACAGCCTCTTCGCCGCCTTCGTCACCACCCAGTACCTCGACCAGTCCGGCGAAGGCATCGACCCGCCCTACGGAGCGCTGTCCGACCTGATCAGAAAAGCACGCGAGACCCGGCTGAAGATCTACGACATCGCGGAAACCCTCCGCTCCTGGCGCATCTGA
- a CDS encoding MFS transporter, protein MTRWHRRVLAVVGLGSFFNFFEVALSSLLIPLLPAAWVVTTTDKSLLISATFAGELLGAVALSGLADRVGRRRMFQINLVAYAVLSVAAACAQGPTQLIVLRFLLGIGLGAELALVDTYLTELMPAARRGRMLANAYALGMLAVPVAGVLAAKLPLSMAGIASWRWLMVFAGSGALCVYLLRRNLPESPRWLATHNPTEAMAAVDRIEETAGLPATGSFPAAPALGLGRQRNEETARRLKLWGPDLRRRTALVCLMETLGPIGFYGFASIAPLVLLHKGYTVVESLSYLAMTAIGYPLGGYVLMHLAERVQRRTLVIVSSVLVAIAGTVFGMGTTVWVIVPAGLLTTFMSVINATVSRAYGAELFPTAVRNTALGRTYSLSRLVAVILPFCTLPALEHLGASPVYLACGCLIALMSVAVALLGPRTNAVALEDV, encoded by the coding sequence GTGACGCGGTGGCACCGACGGGTCCTCGCCGTCGTCGGTCTCGGCTCCTTCTTCAACTTCTTCGAGGTAGCTCTCAGCAGCCTCCTCATCCCCCTGCTGCCAGCAGCATGGGTAGTCACGACGACCGACAAATCCCTTCTCATCAGCGCCACCTTCGCCGGCGAACTCCTGGGCGCGGTCGCCCTGTCCGGCCTCGCCGACCGCGTGGGGCGCCGCCGGATGTTCCAGATCAACCTGGTCGCCTACGCTGTGCTGTCCGTGGCCGCCGCCTGCGCGCAGGGGCCCACTCAGCTGATCGTGCTGCGGTTCCTGCTGGGCATCGGGCTCGGCGCGGAGCTCGCGCTGGTGGACACCTACCTGACCGAGCTCATGCCCGCCGCGCGCCGAGGACGGATGCTGGCCAATGCCTACGCACTCGGCATGCTGGCAGTGCCCGTGGCCGGAGTCCTCGCTGCCAAGCTGCCACTCTCCATGGCGGGCATCGCCAGCTGGCGCTGGCTCATGGTGTTCGCCGGATCCGGGGCGCTCTGCGTCTACCTGCTGCGCCGCAACCTGCCGGAGTCTCCAAGGTGGCTGGCGACGCACAACCCGACGGAAGCGATGGCCGCAGTGGACCGCATCGAGGAGACCGCAGGCTTGCCGGCTACGGGATCCTTCCCCGCTGCCCCTGCGCTGGGGCTGGGGCGCCAGCGCAATGAAGAGACGGCCCGGCGCCTGAAGCTGTGGGGTCCGGATCTGCGGCGGCGCACGGCTTTGGTGTGCCTGATGGAGACGCTGGGGCCCATCGGGTTCTACGGCTTCGCCTCCATCGCCCCGCTGGTACTGCTGCACAAGGGCTACACCGTGGTCGAGTCGCTGAGCTACCTGGCCATGACCGCGATCGGCTACCCACTCGGGGGCTATGTCCTGATGCACCTTGCCGAACGAGTTCAGCGCCGGACACTCGTCATCGTCTCGTCAGTCCTGGTCGCCATCGCGGGCACCGTGTTCGGCATGGGCACCACGGTCTGGGTGATCGTGCCCGCGGGACTGCTCACCACCTTTATGAGCGTCATCAACGCCACCGTCTCGCGCGCGTACGGCGCCGAACTGTTTCCCACAGCGGTGCGAAACACAGCCCTGGGGCGGACCTATTCGCTGTCCCGCCTGGTTGCCGTCATCCTGCCGTTTTGCACCTTGCCCGCTCTGGAACACCTCGGTGCCAGCCCCGTCTACCTTGCCTGCGGGTGCCTCATCGCCCTGATGAGTGTTGCAGTCGCACTATTGGGCCCAAGGACCAATGCGGTCGCGCTCGAGGACGTCTAA
- a CDS encoding MBL fold metallo-hydrolase, which produces MHNRIAPGVTLIATSKRDNAFLVDGDDGFTLIDVGWAKAPQSLLTAVADLGRKPSDIRRIVLTHAHPDHVQGAAQLRDLTGAPILIHPADAPWLDAGRVPPEGRSGFVGRAIDRLPKLHWTPFTPDATVNDGELIQDSDGLRVVHTPGHSPGHIVLVHEPTRTVLLGDAVFNRGAIALGPAALAADPDLRRASLAKLPADLRTIGFAHGAPLTEGNADAFHEFLEALRAPA; this is translated from the coding sequence ATGCACAACCGCATCGCCCCCGGCGTGACTCTCATCGCCACCAGCAAACGCGACAACGCCTTCCTCGTCGACGGGGACGACGGCTTCACGTTGATCGACGTCGGCTGGGCCAAGGCGCCGCAAAGCCTGCTCACCGCCGTTGCTGACCTGGGACGCAAGCCGTCCGACATCCGCCGCATCGTGCTCACCCACGCCCACCCCGACCACGTCCAGGGCGCAGCGCAGCTCCGCGACCTCACCGGAGCGCCCATCCTCATCCACCCCGCCGACGCGCCCTGGCTCGATGCCGGCCGGGTGCCCCCCGAGGGCCGCTCCGGCTTCGTGGGCCGCGCCATCGACCGTCTGCCCAAGCTCCACTGGACCCCGTTCACCCCCGACGCCACCGTCAACGACGGAGAACTCATCCAGGATTCGGACGGACTTCGGGTCGTACACACGCCCGGTCACAGCCCCGGTCACATCGTCCTGGTGCACGAGCCCACCCGCACCGTGCTACTGGGCGACGCCGTCTTCAACCGAGGCGCCATCGCCCTTGGCCCCGCCGCTCTCGCCGCCGACCCCGATCTGCGACGCGCCAGCCTCGCCAAACTCCCCGCCGACCTGCGCACCATCGGATTCGCGCATGGAGCCCCGCTCACCGAAGGAAACGCCGACGCCTTCCACGAATTCCTGGAAGCACTCCGGGCCCCCGCCTGA
- a CDS encoding oxaloacetate decarboxylase, translating into MTITARARLRALLTEGDLITAPGVFDGLSAALVARTGFKAGYLTGAGVAVAGFGLPDIGLLTQTEMTERARIVAEALGDVPLIADADTGYGEPMNVVRTLHAYERAGVAAIQLEDQAFPKKCGHLPDKELVTADEFVTKLSAALDARTDPDLLVIARTDARGPLGINEAIDRANRYAQAGADIIFVEAPENLDEIEQIAREVDASLLINMVQGGLTPDTAPDKLAALGYRIAIHPGALLAPYVLHGLDALGRLGGTMPEATAGPRGLFELVGLREWSAIGERYRDKTKDGA; encoded by the coding sequence ATGACCATCACCGCACGGGCCAGGCTCCGGGCCTTGCTCACCGAAGGCGACCTGATCACCGCACCGGGCGTCTTCGACGGGTTGTCCGCCGCACTCGTCGCCCGTACGGGCTTCAAGGCCGGATACCTCACCGGCGCAGGCGTCGCCGTGGCCGGCTTCGGTCTGCCCGACATCGGCCTGCTCACACAGACCGAGATGACCGAGAGGGCCCGCATCGTCGCCGAGGCACTCGGCGACGTGCCCCTGATCGCCGACGCCGACACCGGCTACGGCGAGCCCATGAACGTCGTCCGCACCCTCCATGCCTACGAGAGGGCAGGCGTCGCCGCCATCCAGCTCGAAGACCAGGCCTTCCCCAAGAAGTGCGGACACCTTCCCGACAAGGAACTCGTCACCGCCGACGAGTTCGTCACCAAACTGAGCGCCGCACTCGATGCCCGCACCGACCCGGACCTTCTGGTCATCGCCCGCACCGACGCACGTGGCCCGCTGGGGATCAACGAAGCCATCGACCGCGCCAACCGCTACGCCCAGGCCGGTGCCGACATCATCTTCGTCGAGGCGCCCGAGAACCTCGACGAGATCGAGCAGATCGCCCGCGAGGTCGACGCCTCCCTGTTGATCAACATGGTGCAGGGCGGCCTCACCCCCGACACGGCCCCCGACAAACTCGCCGCCCTCGGCTACCGGATCGCCATCCACCCCGGAGCACTCCTGGCCCCCTACGTCCTCCACGGCCTGGACGCGCTCGGCCGCCTCGGCGGCACCATGCCCGAGGCCACCGCCGGACCCCGGGGACTGTTCGAGCTGGTCGGGCTGCGCGAATGGTCCGCAATCGGCGAGCGCTACCGCGACAAGACGAAGGACGGTGCCTGA
- a CDS encoding aconitase/3-isopropylmalate dehydratase large subunit family protein, with the protein MGMTMIEKILARKAGREQVSVGDTVVCDVDMTVMIDLQFATSWVQPLKINDPDKVAVVMDHAVPAPSVHDALGGTHARAFARDFNIEKFYDVGQHGICHQVIAENGLARPGEILACTDSHTCAGGAYNTAARGLGPAEVYSILCTGKTWFQIAPTIRYEFTGTKPANVSGKDIFLYIAGTYGDATNHNLEYGGPGLASIPMNDRRTIATQGAEISADFSTFPIDDLARAFLSEHGAAEGTYQAADADADATYAAVRTIDLSSLEPYVARPGTVSNNSLPVSAIEKRPVNQCFIGSCANGQLEDLRIAAEIVRGHKVAPGVRLLVTPASQQVYREALKAGYLQDLTDAGAVVTNSTCGACFGYHMGLLAPGEVCLTSSTRNFTGRMGSPDAEIYMASPATVAASALAGHVTDPRGARH; encoded by the coding sequence ATGGGCATGACCATGATCGAGAAGATCCTCGCCCGCAAAGCAGGCCGGGAACAGGTCAGCGTGGGCGACACCGTGGTCTGCGACGTCGACATGACCGTCATGATCGACCTGCAGTTCGCCACCAGCTGGGTACAACCCCTGAAAATCAACGACCCCGACAAGGTCGCCGTGGTCATGGACCACGCGGTGCCCGCACCCTCCGTCCACGACGCACTCGGCGGCACCCACGCCCGCGCCTTCGCACGCGACTTCAACATCGAGAAGTTCTACGACGTCGGCCAGCACGGCATCTGCCACCAGGTCATAGCCGAGAACGGACTCGCCCGCCCGGGAGAGATCCTCGCCTGCACCGACTCCCACACCTGCGCAGGCGGCGCCTACAACACCGCGGCCCGCGGACTGGGACCGGCGGAGGTCTATTCGATCCTGTGCACCGGGAAGACCTGGTTCCAGATCGCCCCCACCATCCGGTACGAGTTCACCGGCACCAAGCCCGCCAACGTGTCCGGCAAGGACATCTTCCTCTACATCGCCGGCACGTACGGGGACGCCACCAACCACAACCTCGAATACGGCGGCCCGGGGCTGGCTTCCATCCCGATGAACGACCGGCGCACCATCGCCACTCAGGGTGCCGAGATCTCGGCGGACTTCTCAACTTTCCCCATCGACGACCTCGCCCGCGCATTCCTTTCCGAGCACGGAGCCGCCGAGGGCACCTACCAGGCCGCCGATGCGGATGCCGACGCGACCTACGCCGCAGTCCGCACCATCGACCTCTCCTCCCTCGAGCCCTACGTCGCCCGCCCCGGCACTGTCAGCAACAACTCCCTGCCGGTCTCTGCTATCGAAAAGCGCCCGGTGAACCAGTGTTTCATCGGGTCCTGCGCCAACGGACAGCTCGAGGACCTTCGGATCGCCGCCGAGATCGTCCGGGGCCACAAGGTCGCGCCCGGCGTCCGCCTCCTGGTCACCCCCGCATCCCAGCAGGTCTACCGCGAAGCTCTCAAGGCCGGATATCTCCAGGACCTGACCGACGCGGGCGCCGTCGTCACCAACTCCACCTGCGGTGCCTGCTTCGGCTACCACATGGGACTGCTCGCCCCCGGAGAGGTCTGCCTGACCTCCTCCACCCGCAACTTCACCGGCCGCATGGGCAGCCCCGACGCGGAGATCTACATGGCCTCCCCAGCCACCGTCGCCGCCTCCGCCCTGGCCGGACACGTCACCGACCCGCGAGGAGCAAGGCACTGA
- a CDS encoding GntR family transcriptional regulator has translation MALAELRDAIVRGDLAPGAPIRQTTAAQELGLSVIPVREALKTLAGEGIVQYVPQRGYTVTELTAESVDGIFRIRDLLEAEAEASASVRLRAEDVAAMRSALEAQRAAVAAADAQATIVSNRKFHFALLDRCDNEWLLKFIRQLWEALEPHRALVYRRAAAAGDVARAEAILAEHEGIVTAFEQEDIPLALRLLAEHRTGGRSDFHRLLPVKAAGT, from the coding sequence GTGGCCCTGGCCGAGCTGCGTGACGCGATCGTGCGCGGGGACCTGGCGCCCGGCGCCCCGATCCGGCAGACGACCGCCGCCCAGGAACTGGGGCTGAGTGTCATCCCGGTCCGGGAGGCGTTGAAGACGCTCGCCGGCGAAGGGATCGTCCAGTACGTTCCCCAGCGCGGCTACACGGTGACCGAGCTGACCGCGGAAAGCGTCGACGGCATCTTCCGCATCCGGGACCTCCTGGAGGCCGAGGCGGAGGCCAGTGCTTCGGTGCGGCTGCGGGCGGAGGATGTGGCCGCTATGCGTTCTGCTCTGGAGGCGCAGCGGGCGGCTGTGGCGGCCGCGGACGCTCAGGCGACGATCGTGAGCAACAGGAAGTTCCATTTCGCCCTTCTCGACCGCTGTGACAATGAGTGGCTGCTCAAGTTCATACGGCAGCTGTGGGAGGCGCTGGAGCCGCACCGGGCGCTGGTCTATCGCCGAGCCGCAGCGGCGGGCGACGTGGCCCGGGCGGAGGCCATCCTGGCCGAGCACGAGGGGATCGTGACCGCCTTCGAGCAGGAAGACATCCCCCTTGCCCTGCGTCTGCTCGCGGAGCATCGCACCGGCGGCCGTTCGGACTTCCATCGCCTGCTCCCGGTGAAGGCGGCGGGCACGTAG
- a CDS encoding transposase gives MDTHKDVHAAAVITMPGATLDGRSFPATARGYRQLLAWARSFGVVRRAGVECTGSQGAALTRHLHAEGIKVTEVNQPDKAARRRHGKTDAVDAEAAAHAVLSGHTTATARTSEGPVEMLRLFKLAKGSAIKSRTQAINQLKSVLVCADSALREALAGLTNPHLIKR, from the coding sequence GTGGACACCCACAAGGACGTTCACGCCGCGGCTGTCATCACCATGCCCGGTGCCACCCTGGACGGCCGGAGCTTCCCGGCGACCGCGAGGGGATACCGTCAACTCCTCGCTTGGGCCCGCTCGTTCGGAGTGGTGCGACGTGCCGGCGTCGAGTGCACCGGCTCCCAGGGGGCGGCCTTGACCCGCCACCTGCACGCCGAGGGAATCAAGGTCACGGAGGTCAACCAGCCGGACAAGGCCGCCCGCCGACGCCACGGCAAGACCGACGCCGTCGACGCCGAAGCCGCCGCCCACGCCGTGCTGTCCGGGCACACCACCGCCACGGCCAGGACGAGCGAGGGCCCAGTGGAGATGCTGCGGCTGTTCAAACTCGCCAAGGGATCCGCGATCAAGTCCCGCACCCAGGCCATCAACCAGCTCAAAAGCGTCCTGGTCTGCGCCGACTCCGCCCTGCGTGAGGCCCTGGCCGGCCTGACCAACCCGCACCTGATCAAACGGTGA
- a CDS encoding IS3 family transposase (programmed frameshift), which translates to MVAEVRPNYLTEWAAMKAVAAKLGIGAAETVRTWVRKAEVDAGRGPGVTSDEAAEIKRLKAENAEPRRANEILKAASGFLRGRARPAVEALVAFIDAHRQVFGVEPICRVLTGHGLKIATSTYYAAKNRAPSTRTVRDAELKTQISRVHTDDFSVYGVRKVWWQLHREGIPVARCTVARLMRDLGLEGARRRKKIRTTVRDDGHDRAADLLQRDFTASRPNEIWVADFTYVATWSGIVYVAFVVDVFSRAIVGWSAATSKRAKLVLDALDMALWRRDRAGTPAVRAWFIIRIPAAKQYTSFAFTTHLLEAGIDASIGTVGDALDNALMESRIGLHKTELIKPRRPWHGLPDVELATAEWVDWFNNQRLHTAIGDIPPHEHETNHYAQHQPQPAAGVNS; encoded by the exons ATGGTTGCGGAGGTCCGCCCGAACTACCTGACCGAGTGGGCCGCGATGAAGGCGGTTGCAGCGAAGCTCGGGATCGGTGCCGCTGAGACGGTGCGGACCTGGGTCCGCAAAGCCGAAGTCGATGCCGGTCGGGGTCCGGGCGTGACGTCGGACGAGGCTGCAGAGATCAAGCGCCTGAAGGCGGAGAACGCCGAACCGCGGCGGGCGAACGAGATCCTCAAGGCGGCCTCGG GCTTTCTTCGCGGCCGAGCTCGACCGGCCGTCGAAGCGCTCGTAGCGTTCATCGACGCACACCGCCAGGTGTTCGGAGTCGAGCCGATCTGCCGAGTCCTGACCGGCCACGGACTCAAGATCGCGACGAGCACCTACTACGCGGCGAAGAACCGCGCCCCCAGCACTCGGACAGTCCGCGACGCCGAGCTGAAGACGCAGATCAGCCGCGTCCACACGGACGACTTCAGCGTCTACGGGGTCAGGAAAGTCTGGTGGCAGTTGCATCGCGAGGGCATACCGGTGGCCCGCTGCACCGTCGCCCGGCTGATGCGCGACCTGGGCCTGGAGGGCGCCCGGCGAAGGAAGAAGATCCGCACCACCGTTCGGGACGATGGCCATGATCGAGCAGCTGACCTGCTGCAACGTGACTTCACGGCGTCCCGGCCGAACGAAATATGGGTCGCCGACTTCACCTATGTCGCCACCTGGTCCGGGATCGTCTACGTCGCGTTCGTCGTGGACGTGTTCTCCCGGGCAATCGTGGGCTGGTCCGCCGCCACCAGCAAGCGGGCCAAGCTCGTCCTCGATGCCCTCGACATGGCCTTGTGGCGCCGCGACCGCGCCGGAACTCCCGCTGTCCGGGCCTGGTTCATCATTCGGATACCGGCAGCCAAGCAATACACGTCCTTCGCGTTCACCACGCACCTCCTCGAGGCCGGTATCGACGCCTCGATCGGCACCGTCGGCGACGCCCTGGACAACGCGCTCATGGAGTCCCGGATCGGCCTCCACAAAACCGAGCTGATCAAACCCCGCAGGCCCTGGCACGGCCTCCCCGACGTCGAACTCGCCACTGCGGAATGGGTCGACTGGTTCAACAACCAGCGCCTCCACACCGCCATCGGCGACATCCCACCCCACGAGCACGAAACCAACCACTATGCTCAACACCAGCCCCAACCGGCGGCTGGAGTCAACTCATAG
- a CDS encoding MmgE/PrpD family protein yields the protein MPAPTPTTNRPPTAPEGPTGRLATWLAQTTIDQIPERVRERAAHLVLDGLGCALIGAQLPWSRKAVGAVLGMEGAGDSPVIGWGCMTSAPAAAVLNGTFIQGFELDDYFPRAPLHSASLVLPALLSTASHTGAVSGAEFLRAAILGFEVGPRVGFALNGAEMLSRGWHSGSVFGTHAAAAASGALRGLDAAGFEDALGLAGTQSAGLMAAQYEAMSKRMHHGFASRNGYYAAGLADAGYTGIKKVFERPYGGFLSTFGEGHNPDATQITKDLGQVWNTERITVKIHAAMGGLHPAIDAALALAAEHNLSAGSIEHIRIDVPDAIYHHGWWVPERPLTTIGAQMNIGFAVAVALLDGQVRPEQFHDERIDADDVWKLIAHTEVNLDNDTKDPTWPEPGYNTRVTITAHGGKTYTRALNQPHGGPDDPLTNAEIREKYLALTSRVTDPAHAAEIEQVVLNLEDHDSIHDLITLLAAPVRGALD from the coding sequence GTGCCCGCACCGACGCCAACGACCAACCGTCCCCCCACCGCCCCCGAGGGCCCCACGGGCCGGCTCGCTACCTGGCTGGCGCAGACCACGATCGACCAGATCCCAGAGCGGGTCAGGGAACGAGCCGCGCATCTGGTGCTCGACGGACTGGGCTGTGCGCTGATCGGAGCCCAGCTCCCCTGGTCACGCAAGGCCGTCGGCGCGGTCCTGGGGATGGAAGGTGCGGGGGACAGTCCGGTGATCGGCTGGGGCTGTATGACCAGCGCCCCCGCCGCCGCCGTCCTCAACGGCACGTTCATCCAGGGCTTCGAACTCGACGACTACTTCCCCAGGGCCCCGCTGCACAGCGCGTCGCTCGTCCTTCCCGCGCTGCTGTCCACCGCCTCCCACACGGGCGCGGTCTCGGGAGCGGAGTTTTTGCGGGCCGCGATCCTCGGATTCGAGGTGGGCCCGCGGGTCGGCTTCGCTCTCAACGGGGCCGAGATGCTCTCACGGGGCTGGCACTCGGGCTCCGTCTTCGGCACCCACGCTGCAGCCGCGGCATCCGGCGCCCTGCGCGGTCTGGACGCGGCCGGGTTCGAAGACGCTCTCGGTCTCGCGGGGACTCAGTCCGCCGGGCTGATGGCTGCCCAGTACGAGGCGATGTCCAAGCGCATGCACCACGGCTTCGCCTCGCGCAACGGCTACTACGCCGCAGGCCTGGCCGACGCCGGCTACACCGGCATCAAGAAGGTGTTCGAACGCCCCTACGGCGGATTCCTGTCCACCTTCGGTGAGGGACACAACCCCGACGCCACCCAGATCACCAAGGACCTGGGACAGGTCTGGAACACCGAGAGGATCACTGTCAAGATCCACGCGGCCATGGGCGGCCTCCACCCCGCCATCGATGCCGCTCTCGCCCTCGCCGCCGAGCACAACCTTTCGGCCGGCTCCATCGAGCACATCCGTATCGACGTCCCCGACGCCATCTACCACCACGGCTGGTGGGTGCCGGAAAGGCCCCTGACCACCATCGGGGCCCAGATGAACATCGGCTTTGCCGTCGCGGTCGCCCTCCTGGACGGACAGGTGCGGCCCGAGCAGTTCCACGACGAACGCATCGACGCCGACGACGTGTGGAAGCTGATCGCCCACACCGAGGTGAACCTCGACAACGACACCAAGGACCCCACCTGGCCCGAGCCCGGCTACAACACCCGCGTCACGATCACCGCGCACGGAGGCAAGACCTACACCCGGGCCCTGAACCAGCCGCATGGCGGGCCCGACGACCCCCTGACCAACGCGGAGATCCGGGAGAAGTACCTGGCCCTGACCTCACGCGTCACCGATCCCGCGCATGCCGCCGAGATCGAGCAGGTCGTGCTGAACCTTGAGGACCACGACAGCATCCACGACCTCATCACCCTCCTCGCCGCTCCCGTCCGCGGCGCCCTCGACTGA